CCGTTTTTAAGCAGAGGGTGGCCGCGTCGACTGTTACGTTCGGTCTCGCTTCATAGATCATTCCGACCACACCAAGCGGAACACGGATTTTTTCAATCAGCAGGCCGTTCTCCTTTTCAATCGTTTCAAGAGATTCACCGACTGGATCTGCCAAATCAATTAAAAGCTCAACCGCGTCCGCTATATCAAAAATGCGTTTCTCATCCAATGTCAGGCGATCAATGATATCTGATGTTAAGCCATTGTTCTTTCCATTCTCAATATCTTTCGCATTTTCAGTTAAGAGAAAATCCTTTTCTTGCCGGATCCCGTTTGCGATAAGACTGAGCGCCTCATTTTTTTCAGACGTTGTTTTCATGATCAGTTCCGCTGCTGCTTCATTTGCCAGTCTCGCTTTTACAGAAACTTCACTCATTTTTCCGCCTCCTAGTCTTTTATATTGACCCAGTCATTCCTGTGGATCACCTCAAACGTTTTCTCAAAATCGAGTTCATCACTGCGTTTGCCTTTGGCCGCCATTATCTCCTCGGAGGAGTAATGTGTTTGGCCTTTTCCGATCACGCCGCCCGGCCCCCGAACTTCTACGACCGCCCCTTTTGGAAAGCTTCCATTTACGCCAACTACGCCAGCAGGCAGCAGGCTGCTTCCGTGATGGATCATCGCCTCCTCGGCACCCGCATCAATCACAATTTCTCCTGCGATCGGTGAGTGGAACTGAATCCACTGTCTCGTGTTGTTAACCGAGGATCGTTCTTTGTCACCGATGTAAGTGCCGTCTCCCTTGCCGTCCAAAATATCCGCAAGCTTTTGCTCTCCGCTTCCTGTTCCAATGAACACTTTCACGCCAAGAGACAGAGCGGTTTGTGCGGCTAACAGCTTTGATTTCATACCGCCGGTGCCGACCTTTGATCCGGCTGAACCCGCATACCCCAGCAATTCAGGCGTGATCTCTGGCAAATCATCAAATCGTTTCGCCTCAGGATGTTCATTCGGATTGGCATCATACAGCCCGTTGATGTCAGTGAGAATCATAAGCTGGTCCGCATGAATCAATCCGCTCACTAACGCAGAAAGCATGTCATTATCACCGAATGTCAACTCTTCAACAGATGTAGAGTCGTTTTCATTGATAATCGGAATGACACCGCGCTCCAGTAATTCCATAATCGTTGCGTACGCGTTTCGATACCGTTCTCTTTTCGAAAAATCATTTCTCGTTAAAAGGATCTGCCCCGGAGTCAGTGCGTATTGTTTGAATTGATTCATATATTGCTGCATTAACAGTGTTTGTCCGACCGCGGCCGCCGCCTGTTTTCCTTTAATGGTAACGGGGCGGGACGGATAACCGAGGCTGGAAAACCCCGCCGCTACGGCTCCCGAGGTAATCAGAATCATTTCATGTCCCGCTTTCTTCAACAGTGAAATGGCTTGAACATGCTCTTTGATTTTCGCCTCATCAATGCTTCCGTTGCTATTCGTGAGCGAACTGCTTCCTATTTTCACTACTATTCTTTGTTTTTTCATTTATTCTCCTCCGCGGCTCTTCGCCAGCCAACTTACAATAAAAAAACCCATTTCATCCTGATTCATAAGGACGAAATGGGTTTCCGTGGTACCACCTTGATTGAACGCACTTATGCGCGCTCCGCTTTCCTGTAACGCCAGGTTATGCGCCTAGGTTTTCCCCCTAAGACTCCAAGGCAGGTTCGGCAGGTTTCATGCGGCAAAATGTTTCAGCGGTTCATTTTGCTCTCTGTCACAGAAAGGTCTGCTTACTAATCCTCTTCAACGCTCAATGATTTTTTTATATTATGCAAAGAAAAAAGTCTCTTGTCAAGTTTTTTATCATCAAAAAGAGCCCGCTTGGCGCGGGCCTTTTGCAGTCTAGTTAAAGACGATTGTTTTATTTTCGTGAACGATGACGCGGTCTTCCAAATGCCATTTCACTGCACGGGCAAGCACGCTGCGTTCAATTGTTCTGCCGATGTTTTTCAGCGCTTCCGTATTGTCACGGTGGTCTACGCGCTCAATATCCTGTTCAATGATCGGCCCTTCGTCAAGATCGTTTGTCACATAGTGGGATGTCGCTCCGATCAATTTCACGCCGCGTTCGTAAGCCCGTTTGTACGGATTCGCACCGATAAAAGCAGGCAGGAATGAATGGTGAATATTAATGATGCGATTCGGATGGGCTGAAACAAAGTCAGGGGTTAAGATTTGCATATAGCGCGCAAGAACGATCGTATCAATCTCATATTGCTCAAGCAGTTCAAGCTGCTTTTTTTCGACTTCCGCTCTGATGTCTTTGTTCGCTTTCATATAATGGAATGGGATATTCAGCCGCTCAACCAGTTCCCTCGCTTCCTCATGGTTGCTGATGACAACAGCGATTTCCGCCATAAGGTTGCCGGTTTGCCATTCCCAAATCAGCTCATGCAGGCAGTGAAGCTCCTTTGATACAAAAATGGCGACACGTTTCAGTTCGCTTGCCAATGTTAAGCTCCATGTCATGTCAAATGTTTCTGCAACAGACGCAAACGCCTCCTGCAGTGTTTCTTTTTTCTCACGAATGCCCTCGCAGTTGAATTCGATTCTCAGGAAAAATCGGCCGCCTTCAGGGTCTGTCGTATATTGGTTGGATTCTATAATATTGGCGCCGTGTTCAAATAAAAACGCGGAAACCGCAGAAACGATACCCGGCTGATCAGGACAGCTGACCAAAAGACGCCCTTTGTCCTCATTTCCGTCGCGGAATTCGTTTAACCGCTGAGTCATATATGATTTCATGAATAATCCCTCTTATCTTTGTAAGTCTAAACTATTTATCCATTATACTGAAGATTTGATAAAAATCAATTTATGACAGAATTTTTAAACCAACCGCTGAGCACAAAATCAAAGCGATAAAGAAGATCCGTTTGGCGTCTTTCGGCTCCTTGTAAAAGAGGATGCCGACAAGCGCCCCGCCTGCGGTGCCAATGCCTGTCCAGACAGCGTAAGCCGTGCCCATCGGAATGGTTTCCATTGCATAAGACAGCAAGGAAAATGAAGCGGCAAAACCAACAATGATCAACAGCACCCATTTCATGCTTTTTTCTTTCGCATATTGATTCATAAGGGCCACGCCGGCCATCTCCAAACAGCCCGCGCACAATAAACTGATCCAGTGCAGCATTATGCCTCGCCTCCTTTTTCCTCTGTCTCATCCTGTGTCACAAGCTTCAATCCGATTACACCAAGTAGGAGCACACCGATTAACAAAAGCTTCGGCCATCCAACCGGCTCATGAAACAGAATGATTTCACTCAGCACTGTTCCTGCCGTGCCAAGTCCGGTAAAAACGGCATACACGGTTCCGACAGGCAGACTGTTTGTCGCCTTCATTAAAAGATAAAAACTGACTATGATGCCGACGGCAGTGCCGCTCCATGTTAATGCTGAGTCAGCATGCTTTAAGCCTACCACCCAAACAACCTCGAAAACGGCGGCAAACACGACTAATCCCCATTTCATTTCAAGTCATTCCTTTCTTTCTGGTAAGAATCTCCGAAAACAAAAAAACCCCGGACAGTCGTCTCACATGAGATTGACTCTCCCGGGCTTTTTTCCCTCCGTGTGCATACACGCCTCTATTTACGCGTATGTGTTTTCTCTCGGACCAGTCCATGTCCATTGACATGCGGAACCCTAGAAAACTTTACCTGACATCATGATACTATAACTCGTCTCTTTCTTTCAATTGTAAGATTTTCTTTCATATACCGCGATCGGTTTATTCCATTTTCTGATCGTTCTGCTGTAAACCATGCCGATGTGCTCCGCCACCCGTATAGACGCTTTATTATCCGGGTCAATCAAAGCCGCCATCTTGCCGAACTGCCGCTCGTTGAAGCCGTAGTCCAAGCAGGCCTGAGCCGCTTCTTTCGCATAGCCGTTCCCCCAGTGGCGGCGGGCCAACATATAGCCGATTTCCATGACTGTTTGATTTTCAATCTGTTGGGGAACGATGCCGCATTGCCCCAAAAAGTCTCCCGTCTGTCTATCTTCAGCAATCCACAGACTGACGCCGTACCCTTTTTCATTTCTTTTGTTCCAATTGATCCAATCGCGGGTTTGCCTTTTATCTTTTAAGCCGGAGTAATATTTCATCACATCAGGGTCGTTAAAAAGCTTAAGCAAAGAGACATTATCCCGATCTTCCATACAGCGCAAACGAATTCGGTCAGTCACAAGCTTCGTTTTAGCGCTCATATCATCCTGTCCTGCTTCCATTCTTTTTTGAGGGCTTCAATATGGGCTTGGTGATAGCGGTTATGATCCGCCATATGCCAAATCCCCCACCTTACTGTCGCAGTGTCATCAGCGTAA
The Bacillus vallismortis genome window above contains:
- the ykkD gene encoding multidrug efflux SMR transporter subunit YkkD, producing MLHWISLLCAGCLEMAGVALMNQYAKEKSMKWVLLIIVGFAASFSLLSYAMETIPMGTAYAVWTGIGTAGGALVGILFYKEPKDAKRIFFIALILCSAVGLKILS
- the ykkC gene encoding multidrug efflux SMR transporter subunit YkkC encodes the protein MKWGLVVFAAVFEVVWVVGLKHADSALTWSGTAVGIIVSFYLLMKATNSLPVGTVYAVFTGLGTAGTVLSEIILFHEPVGWPKLLLIGVLLLGVIGLKLVTQDETEEKGGEA
- the proB gene encoding glutamate 5-kinase, with product MKKQRIVVKIGSSSLTNSNGSIDEAKIKEHVQAISLLKKAGHEMILITSGAVAAGFSSLGYPSRPVTIKGKQAAAAVGQTLLMQQYMNQFKQYALTPGQILLTRNDFSKRERYRNAYATIMELLERGVIPIINENDSTSVEELTFGDNDMLSALVSGLIHADQLMILTDINGLYDANPNEHPEAKRFDDLPEITPELLGYAGSAGSKVGTGGMKSKLLAAQTALSLGVKVFIGTGSGEQKLADILDGKGDGTYIGDKERSSVNNTRQWIQFHSPIAGEIVIDAGAEEAMIHHGSSLLPAGVVGVNGSFPKGAVVEVRGPGGVIGKGQTHYSSEEIMAAKGKRSDELDFEKTFEVIHRNDWVNIKD
- the purU gene encoding formyltetrahydrofolate deformylase; this encodes MKSYMTQRLNEFRDGNEDKGRLLVSCPDQPGIVSAVSAFLFEHGANIIESNQYTTDPEGGRFFLRIEFNCEGIREKKETLQEAFASVAETFDMTWSLTLASELKRVAIFVSKELHCLHELIWEWQTGNLMAEIAVVISNHEEARELVERLNIPFHYMKANKDIRAEVEKKQLELLEQYEIDTIVLARYMQILTPDFVSAHPNRIINIHHSFLPAFIGANPYKRAYERGVKLIGATSHYVTNDLDEGPIIEQDIERVDHRDNTEALKNIGRTIERSVLARAVKWHLEDRVIVHENKTIVFN
- a CDS encoding GNAT family N-acetyltransferase, producing MSAKTKLVTDRIRLRCMEDRDNVSLLKLFNDPDVMKYYSGLKDKRQTRDWINWNKRNEKGYGVSLWIAEDRQTGDFLGQCGIVPQQIENQTVMEIGYMLARRHWGNGYAKEAAQACLDYGFNERQFGKMAALIDPDNKASIRVAEHIGMVYSRTIRKWNKPIAVYERKSYN